Proteins encoded in a region of the Dromaius novaehollandiae isolate bDroNov1 chromosome 18, bDroNov1.hap1, whole genome shotgun sequence genome:
- the UTP18 gene encoding U3 small nucleolar RNA-associated protein 18 homolog codes for MGRAAGARAGPAAAGRQRRPKMAVKKKKKKKMAKQLQPRAEAAAQEAEEAARRGRHLRALCGASGAERALEELVFGDSLAAEEGELLQRLAGPLPLHATEKGSLLKDSSDSEVENEAKDNFLPSKKPAWVDDEDEAEEKIDMTHRYKKDMMKSDAEKVLSKKKLKRRLQEQFQRAMGGVPAWADRENRKKPRRTASDSDSEDDDDLLCKTGNFISNSESLPRGILQMKSCLPANQERLAGGKLSTVQFHPSAQVILTAGRDRSVSLFQVDGIKNPKIQSIYLESFPIYKACFSADGEQVIATGTHHKMFYVYDMMGGSIIPVHQVRGMEEKFVKNFEVSPDGSFMLLTGTSGYLHLLSMKTKELISTMKVNGRSTASAFTPDSSKIYTYSKEGEVFIWDVKSRKCLHRFEDEGSLEGKCIAVSRNNQYVACGSVSGVVNLYTTDVCLKESNPKPVKAIMNLVTPATSVTFNPTTEILAVASNEADEAVKLVHIPSYTVFSNFPVFRRKQIYLTQSMDFSPRSGFFSIANNKGKALLYRLKHYSDF; via the exons atggggcgcgcggcgggggctcgcgcgggcccggcggcggccgggaggcagcggcggcCGAAGATGGcggtgaagaagaagaagaaaaagaagatggcgAAGCAGCTACAGCcgcgcgcggaggcggcggcgcaaGAGGCGGAGGAGGCAGCGCGCCGCGGCCGGCACTTGCGGGCGCTCTGCGGGGCGtcgggcgcggagcgggcgctggaggagctgGTGTTCGGCGACAGCCTCGCGGCGGAGGAGGGCGAGCTGCTGCAGCGCCTGGCCGGGCCCCTGCCG CTTCATGCTACCGAAAAAGGAAGCCTTCTGAAAGACTCGAGCGATTCGGAAGTGGAGAATGAAGCGAAGGATAATTTCTTGCCGTCTAAGAAACCAGCCTGGGTGGATGATGAGGATGAAGCTGAGGAAAA GATTGATATGACCCACAGGTATAAGAAAGATATGATGAAAAGTGATGCTGAGAAGGTACTCAGTAAGAAAAAACTTAAAAGACGACTTCAAGAACA ATTTCAGCGAGCTATGGGAGGAGTTCCTGCCTGGGCTGATagagaaaataggaagaaacCCAGAAGGACTGCAAGTGATA GCGATAGTGAAGATGATGATGATCTGCTATGCAAGACTGGCAATTTTATATCAAACTCGGAGTCTCTGCCCAGAGGTATTTTACAG ATGAAGAGCTGCCTGCCTGCTAATCAGGAACGCCTTGCTGGTGGAAAACTGTCAACAGTGCAGTTCCATCCTTCTGCTCAAGTTATCCTCACCGCTGGACGTGATCGATCTGTGTCACTCTTTCAG gtTGATGGTATAAAGAATCCAAAAATACAGAGCATCTATTTAGAGAGCTTTCCAATCTATAAGGCTTGTTTCAGTGCTGATGGAGAACAAGTTATAGCCACTGGTACTCACCATAAAATGTTCTATGTGTATGACATGATGGGTGGAAGTATTATTCCTGTACATCAAGTAAGAG GTATGGAGGAGAAGTTTGTCAAAAACTTTGAAGTGTCTCCAGATGGATCATTTATGCTTCTTACTGGAACTTCAGGTTATCTTCACTTGCTATCAATGAAG ACAAAGGAACTGATCAGCACTATGAAAGTAAATGGAAGATCCACTGCATCTGCTTTCACTCCAGACAGCagcaaaatatatacatattcaa AGGAAGGTGAAGTCTTCATTTGGGATGTGAAAAGCAGGAAGTGCCTACACAGATTTGAAGATGAAGGATCTTTGGAAGGCAAGTGTATTGCTGTTTCAAGAAATAACCAGTATGTGGCATGTGG CTCAGTTTCTGGAGTTGTAAACTTGTATACTACTGATGTCTGTCTCAAAGAAAGCAATCCTAAACCAGTTAAAGCCATAATGAACCTAGTTACACCTGCTACATCTGTGACCTTCAATCCCACAACAGAAATTTTGGCAGTGGCTTCCAATGAAGCTGATGAGGCTGTCAAATTG GTACACATTCCTTCGTATACTGTATTCTCAAACTTCCCAGTgttcagaagaaagcaaatttatCTTACTCAATCTATGGACTTTTCTCCCAGAAGTGGTTTTTTCTCTATAGCAAATAATAAAGGCAAAGCTTTATTGTATAG gcTGAAAcattattcagatttttaa